The following coding sequences are from one Caloenas nicobarica isolate bCalNic1 chromosome 25, bCalNic1.hap1, whole genome shotgun sequence window:
- the GPAT4 gene encoding glycerol-3-phosphate acyltransferase 4 yields the protein MFLLLPFDSLVVNLLGISITVLFTLLLVFIIVPAIFGVSFGIRKVYMKTLLKIFQWATLRIERGAKEKNHPLYKPYINGIIAKEPTSLEEEIKEIRRSGSGKALDTPEFELSDIFYFCRKGIETIMDDEVTKRFSAEELESWNLLSRTNYNFQYISLRLTVLWGLGVLIRYCFLLPLRIALAFTGISLLVTGTTVVGYLPSGRCKEFLSKHVHLMCYRICVRALTAIITYHDRENRPRNGGICVANHTSPIDVIILASDGYYAMVGQIHGGLMGVIQRAMVKACPHVWFERSEVKDRHLVAKRLTEHVQDKSKLPILIFPEGTCINNTSVMMFKKGSFEIGATVYPVAIKYDPQFGDAFWNSSKYGMVTYLLRMMTSWAIVCSVWYLPPMTRQPEEDAVHFANRVKSAIARQGGLVDLLWDGGLKREKVKDAFKEEQQKLYSKMIVGNHEDRSRS from the exons ATGTTCCTCCTGCTCCCGTTTGACAGCCTGGTTGTTAATCTCTTGGGGATTTCCATAACTGTCCTCTTCACTCTGCTTCTGGTTTTCATCATTGTGCCAGCAATTTTTGGAGTCTCCTTTGGCATCCGCAAGGTTTACATGAAAACATTACTGAAGATTTTTCAG TGGGCAACACTGAGAATAGAGCGTGGTGCCAAGGAGAAGAACCATCCGTTATACAAGCCCTACATCAATG GTATCATTGCAAAGGAGCCAACATCCCTGGAAGAGGAGATCAAGGAGATCCGCCGGAGCGGCAGCGGCAAAGCCCTGGACACCCCTGAGTTTGAGCTGTCGGATATCTTCTATTTCTGCCGCAAAGGCATCGAGACCATCATGGATGATGAAGTGACCAAGAGGTTCTCAGCTGAAGAGCTGGAGTCCTGGAACCTGCTCAGCAGGACCAACTACAACTTCCAGTACATCAGCCTGCGCCTCACTGTGCTCTGGGGACTGGGTGTGCTCATCCGCTACTGCTTCCTCCTGCCGCTGCG GATAGCCCTGGCGTTTACTGGCATCAGCTTGTTGGTGACTGGTACCACAGTGGTGGGATATTTGCCAAGTGGCAG GTGTAAGGAGTTCCTGAGCAAGCATGTCCACCTGATGTGTTATCGGATCTGCGTGCGTGCTCTCACCGCCATCATCACCTACCACGACCG AGAAAACAGGCCCCGGAACGGAGGCATCTGCGTGGCCAATCACACATCTCCCATTGACGTGATCATCCTGGCCAGTGATGGCTACTATGCAATG GTGGGTCAGATCCACGGGGGGCTCATGGGTGTGATTCAGAGAGCCATGGTGAAGGCTTGCCCCCACGTCTGGTTTGAACGCTCTGAGGTCAAAGATCGTCACCTCGTTGCCAAAAG GCTCACGGAACACGTCCAGGACAAGAGCAAACTGCCGATTCTCATCTTTCCAGAAG GAACCTGCATCAACAACACCTCCGTGATGATGTTCAAGAAGGGGAGCTTTGAAATTGGAGCCACAGTTTATCCTGTAGCCATCAAG TACGACCCGCAGTTTGGAGATGCCTTTTGGAACAGCAGCAAGTACGGCATGGTGACCTACCTGCTCAGGATGATGACCAGCTGGGCCATTGTCTGCAGCGTCTGGTACTTGCCCCCAATGACCCGGCAG CCCGAAGAGGATGCTGTGCACTTTGCCAATCGAGTGAAGTCAGCCATTGCCAGGCAGGGGGGCCTCGtggatctgctctg GGATGGAGGACTGAAGAGGGAGAAGGTGAAAGATGCCTTCAAGGAGGAGCAACAGAAACTCTACAGCAAAATGATTGTAGGCAACCACGAGGACCGGAGCCGCTCCTGA
- the GINS4 gene encoding DNA replication complex GINS protein SLD5 — protein sequence MAAAGGGASGVAGDSDGDSEELVLTPAQLIRSLEQAWLNEKFAPELLESKPEIVECVVEQLDHMEANLKRAKSGDLKVSVHRMEIERIRYVLSSYLRCRLVKIEKFFPHVLEKEKSRAEGEPSILSPEEFAFAKEYMANTETYLKNMALKHMPPNLQKVSLLKSVPKPNLDSFVFLRVLERQENILVEPEMDEQREYTIDLEQGSQHLIRYRTIAPLVASGAVQLI from the exons ATGGCGGCAGCGGGCGGAGGCGCGTCGGGGGTGGCGGGGGACTCGGACGGGGACAGCGAGGAGCTGGTGCTCACCCCGGCGCAGCTCATCCGCAGCCTGGAGCAG GCCTGGCTGAATGAGAAGTttgccccagagctgctggagagcaaACCCGAGATCGTGGAGTGTGTCGTGGAGCAGCTGGACCACATG gagGCAAACCTGAAACGGGCAAAGAGCGGAGACTTGAAGGTCAGTGTTCACCGCATGGAGATTGAAAGGATCCGTTATGTGCTCAGCAGCTACTTGCGGTGTAGGCTTGTGAAG ATAGAGAAGTTTTTCCCCCATGTTCTGGAGAAGGAGAAGTCACGAGCCGAAGGGGAGCCTTCCATTCTGTCACCAGAGGAGTTCGCCTTTGCTAAAGA GTACATGGCAAACACAGAGACTTATCTGAAAAACATGGCCCTGAAACACATGCCGCCCAACCTGCAGAAAGTGTCTCTCCTAAAATCAG TTCCCAAGCCCAACCTGGACTCGTTTGTGTTCCTGAGGGTGTTGGAGCGGCAGGAGAACATCCTGGTTGAGCCAGAGATGGATGAGCAGAG GGAGTACACCATTGACCTGGAGCAGGGCTCGCAGCACCTCATCCGCTACCGGACCATCGCCCCGCTGGTGGCCTCAGGTGCCGTGCAGCTCATCTGA
- the LOC135998492 gene encoding protein phosphatase 1 regulatory subunit 3C-B-like: protein MPVDLAVRLCLSHSPPICKLLNSYEELRVSRGRKPLRSCLNQKLSAEPETERQESTKSSKGQKKKRVVFADMKGLSLTAVRFFSKMEEDLCDLQHALSDLACFRPRLRSSCQEVCRYVLDFPQPSVDYVTFRGHLHSNLVCLENCLIQDRALSGTVKVRNIEYEKKVMVRITFDGWKSFRDISCQYMHSTYGSADTDTFSFELALPKPSISRRATEFCISFQCRQKTHWDNNHGRNYKICPVGVTRPPSRAVKSASSAWEHLGTSRAAALVLSHLQTWRRAESHAPYW, encoded by the coding sequence ATGCCCGTGGACCTGGCTGTGCGGCTCTGCCTGAGCCACTCGCCCCCCATCTGCAAGCTGCTGAACTCCTACGAGGAGCTGCGGGTCAGCCGGGGGCGCAAACCCCTCAGATCCTGTCTCAACCAGAAGCTGAGTGCAGAACCTGAAACAGAGCGGCAGGAGAGCACCAAGAGCTCCAAGGGCCAGAAGAAGAAGAGGGTCGTGTTTGCTGACATGAAGGGCCTCTCGCTGACGGCTGTCCGCTTCTTCTCAAAGATGGAGGAGGACCTCTGTGACTTGCAGCATGCTCTGTCTGACCTTGCCTGCTTCCGACCTAGGCTGCGGAGCTCATGCCAAGAGGTGTGCAGGTATGTGCTGGACTTTCCACAGCCCTCTGTGGACTATGTGACTTTCCGCGGCCACCTACACAGCAACCTTGTCTGCTTGGAGAACTGCCTGATCCAGGACCGTGCCCTGTCAGGGACAGTGAAGGTCAGAAACATCGAGTATGAGAAGAAAGTGATGGTCCGCATCACCTTTGATGGCTGGAAGAGCTTCCGAGACATCTCATGTCAGTACATGCACAGCACGTACGGCTCGGCTGACACAGACACCTTCTCTTTTGAGCTTGCCCTGCCCAAGCCATCCATCTCTCGCAGGGCCACAGAGTTCTGCATCTCCTTCCAGTGCAGACAGAAGACCCACTGGGACAACAACCACGGGAGGAACTACAAGATCTGCCCTGTGGGCGTGACCCGCCCTCCCTCCCGTGCCGTGAAGAGTGCCAGCAGTGCTTGGGAGCATCTCGGCACCTCTCGGGCTGCTGCCCTGGTCCTCTCTCACCTGCAGACCTGGCGCCGTGCAGAGTCCCATGCTCCCTACTGGTAG
- the NKX6-3 gene encoding homeobox protein Nkx-6.3 gives MDANLPGTFLLNGPSLGSFPEVKAPVCQYSVQSSFYKVGPPGLGTQVAAGTPHGISDILSRPAATPSSSLLPGYPHAGGFNGLSSPGVYYGPQVGALPKASGEYLPRGRSCWAEAAPEWRGGRQCGGPPAHLTDGIHKKKHTRPTFTGHQIFALEKTFEQTKYLAGPERARLAYSLGMTESQVKVWFQNRRTKWRKKSALEPSSSSQRAGGSGGERTASEAEDDEYNKPLDPDSDDEKIRLLLRKHRAAFSVLSLGTHSG, from the exons ATGGACGCCAACCTGCCGGGCACCTTCCTGCTCAACGGCCCCTCACTGGGCTCCTTCCCCGAGGTGAAGGCACCTGTCTGCCAGTACTcggtgcagagctccttctacAAGGTGGGCCCTCCGGGGCTTGGCACCCAGGTGGCTGCCGGCACCCCCCACGGCATCTCCGACATCCTCAGCCGGCCCGCAGCGACGCCGAGCAGCAGCCTCCTCCCTGGCTACCCCCATGCAGGTGGATTTAACGGACTGAGCTCCCCAGGTGTCTATTACGGGCCCCAGGTGGGGGCCCTCCCCAAGGCCAGCGGGGAGTACCTGCCGCGGGGCcggagctgctgggcagaggCGGCCCCGGAGTGGCGGGGTGGCCGGCAGTGCGGCGGCC CCCCTGCTCACCTGACTGACGGCATCCACAAGAAGAAGCACACACGCCCAACCTTCACGGGGCACCAGATCTTCGCTCTGGAGAAGACTTTTGAGCAGACCAAGTACCTGGCGGGTCCGGAGAGGGCGCGGCTGGCCTATTCCCTTGGCATGACCGAGTCCCAGGTGAAG GTCTGGTTCCAGAACCGACGGACCAAATGGAGGAAGAAGAGTGCCCTGGAGCCCTCCTCATCCTCGCAGCGGGCGGGGGGCTCTGGTGGAGAGCGGACAGCCTCTGAGGCTGAGGACGACGAGTACAACAAACCCCTGGACCCTGACTCGGATGACGAGAAGATCcggctgctgctgaggaagcaCCGCGCGGCCTTCTCGGTGCTGAGCTTGGGCACGCACAGCGGCTGA